One genomic region from Sciurus carolinensis chromosome 2, mSciCar1.2, whole genome shotgun sequence encodes:
- the LOC124976498 gene encoding LOW QUALITY PROTEIN: olfactory receptor 11G2-like (The sequence of the model RefSeq protein was modified relative to this genomic sequence to represent the inferred CDS: deleted 1 base in 1 codon) has product MTSAPMNVSDQEHKLSVSHFILMGFPSSPQRQLLYFGLFFVTYTLTLTGNAAIACAVRADRRLHTPMYILLGNFSLLEICYVTSTVPNMLANFLSTSKSITFVSCFAQFYFFFYFGYDEGFFLCFMAFDRYLAICRPLHYPRIMTQQLCTGLVVFGWSCGFILFLTPFILISQLPYCGPNIINHFVCDPVPLMMLSCAEDTTTQSIYSAFNAFFMIGTLLFILCSYALVILAVVRMPTAAGKHKAFSTCASHLAVITLFYGSILMMYVGPESGHTVKMQKIITLFYSVITPLCNPLIYSLRNKEMKDALRKIFRTEQGVHKI; this is encoded by the exons ATGACTTCTGCACCAATGAATGTGTCCGACCAAGAACACAAGCTCTCTGTTAGCCACTTTATCCTCATGGGCTTTCCCTCCAGCCCACAAAGGCAGCTCCTCTACTTTGGGCTCTTCTTCGTAACCTACACTCTGACCCTGACGGGCAACGCAGCCATCGCCTGTGCTGTGAGGGCAGACCGGCGCCTTCACACTCCCATGTACATCCTACTGGGGAATTTCTCTCTCCTGGAAATATGCTATGTCACCTCCACTGTGCCTAACATGTTGGCCAACTTCCTCTCCACAAGCAAGTCCATCACTTTTGTGAGTTGTTTCGCACagttctacttcttcttctactttGGGTATGATGAGGGCTTCTTCCTTTGCTTCATGGCCTTTGACAGGTACCTGGCCATCTGCCGTCCTCTGCATTACCCACGCATCATGACCCAGCAGCTGTGCACTGGCCTCGTCGTCTTTGGATGGTCATGTGGGTTCATCCTCTTTCTAactccatttattttaatttcccag TTACCCTACTGTGGTCCAAATATCATCAACCATTTTGTGTGTGATCCTGTCCCACTGATGATGCTGTCCTGTGCGGAAGACACCACCACCCAGTCCATTTACTCTGCCTTCAATGCTTTCTTCATGATTGGCACTTTGCTCTTTATCCTTTGTTCCTATGCTCTGGTGATTCTAGCTGTGGTGAGGATGCCCACAGCAGCAGGCAAACACAAGGCTTTCTCCACTTGTGCTTCTCACTTGGCAGTCATCACCCTTTTTTATGGTTCTATCTTGATGATGTATGTTGGACCTGAATCAGGACACAcggtaaaaatgcaaaaaatcatTACCTTATTTTATTCTGTGATAACACCTCTGTGTAATCCTCTAATATATAGCTTGAGGAACAAGGAGATGAAGGATGCTCTGAGGAAAATTTTCAGAACTGAACAAGGTGTTCATAAAATATAA
- the LOC124978186 gene encoding LOW QUALITY PROTEIN: toll-like receptor 11 (The sequence of the model RefSeq protein was modified relative to this genomic sequence to represent the inferred CDS: substituted 1 base at 1 genomic stop codon) → MERLLLSSYVLPLLLLDLMNGGLMSQAWTVPDCTIADSSLLSNLSFYVPFCPLAPGLHTFASCSNVKDLTQTLRAVPWDIQVLCLQGMVPILPAKEFARFPFLQLLRLQLGTLKITSEAFQGLNQLQYLSFEHHAPCCLSLLLPPDALEPLTFLSNLSFQGYCLNYSQNIQLPISLRHLALRHSCLRELQELQGLFSNLVPSFSPTASPRPWSPFLEVLDLSSNLQLNQAGVRALKGLQLHSLILDGTPLNALGLLGSGLLHLDFLSLMGTGMEKLPGNVSGYFELHALDVGRNRIQNIEDGDLSSCHSLECLSLQANSLKFLPIKFLNALPQLQRLNLSMNKLGPALVLPDGLVSTNLRVLDLSHNELCVLPYGAFSFIPQLEELWMSGNNISNVSSESLEGLKWLKTLDLSWNKIKVLNPGWLSFLPALTSLNLLGTYLGHISAKQLQGPQRLSHLQLGSLQMLDLYPPWSPALLSLEIWAEMCIWFNIPSEDPFLLLENLTLQTSEVSLLPYNSSVHFPSLRHLTLRGISFLGFSSLRSQRSFPQFPVLEHLHFWSDYENTENLELFGMPKLXVLELGDMNFLYESRSTKLEMVLKEVPQLQVLALSHLNLGNLSKSNFRELDHLQLLLFNSEWALGLDSSLQELIPQMPPYVYFSDVTFTCQCESSWVGSWATQAPNTFVYGLEKSICMANASDYSKTPLLSFLSHHCAHDLEFQGFLASFILVLLLTILMLLGCPKWPWLHHLRTLFHVWWWKLAGRGPRSQFRYDVCTSYCEQDQDWVLEELVPALEKSPPAGEGLRLCLPERNFGVGQDRMDAMAASMENSRATLCVLSSRALQSPWCHLELRLATYHLVARPGTASLLLLFLEPVDRRKLRSYHRLTRWLQKEDYFDLPQGKVEWDAFCEQLRRRLRKAEQERDD, encoded by the coding sequence CTATGTCCTCCCTCTCTTACTACTGGACTTGATGAATGGTGGACTCATGAGCCAGGCATGGACTGTCCCTGATTGTACCATAGCAGATAGCTCCCTATTGTCAAATCTCTCCTTCTATGTCCCATTCTGTCCTTTGGCCCCAGGGTTGCACACTTTTGCTTCTTGCTCCAATGTTAAAGACCTGACTCAGACCCTGAGAGCAGTGCCCTGGGATATACAGGTACTTTGCCTCCAGGGCATGGTTCCTATCCTGCCAGCTAAGGAGTTTGCTCGCTTCCCCTTCCTACAGCTTCTGAGGCTACAGCTGGGCACCCTCAAGATTACATCTGAGGCCTTTCAAGGATTGAATCAGCTGCAGTACCTTTCCTTTGAGCATCATGCTCCCTGTTGCTTAAGTCTGCTTCTCCCTCCAGATGCCCTGGAGCCCCTCACATTCCTCAGTAACCTTTCCTTTCAAGGCTACTGCCTGAATTATAGCCAGAACATCCAGTTGCCAATCAGCCTTAGGCATCTGGCCCTGAGGCACAGCTGTTTGAGGGAGCTGCAGGAGCTACAAGGGCTCTTCTCAAACCTTGTGCCTAGTTTTTCTCCTACAGCCAGCCCCAGACCATGGTCTCCCTTCCTGGAGGTATTGGACTTGTCTTCCAACCTGCAGCTGAACCAGGCAGGTGTCAGAGCCTTGAAGGGCCTGCAACTCCATTCCCTGATATTGGATGGTACCCCATTAAATGCATTAGGCCTTTTAGGCTCAGGACTGCTCCACCTGGACTTTCTGTCCCTCATGGGTACAGGTATGGAAAAACTGCCTGGGAATGTGTCAGGCTACTTTGAACTTCATGCACTTGACGTTGGGAGAAATCGAATCCAAAACATAGAAGACGGAGATCTCTCAAGCTGCCATTCCTTAGAATGCCTCAGCCTTCAGGCCAATAGCCTGAAATTTCTTCCCATCAAATTCCTGAATGCCCTGCCCCAGCTTCAAAGGCTCAACCTATCCATGAATAAGCTGGGCCCAGCCTTGGTGCTCCCAGATGGGCTGGTTAGCACAAACTTGAGAGTGCTGGATCTGTCCCACAATGAGCTCTGTGTTCTGCCCTATGGGGCCTTCTCCTTCATTCCTCAACTTGAGGAGCTCTGGATGAGTGGCAACAACATCTCCAACGTATCCAGTGAGAGCCTGGAGGGACTGAAGTGGCTGAAGACCCTAGACCTGAGCTGGAACAAAATTAAGGTGCTAAACCCAGGCTGGCTCTCCTTTCTTCCTGCTCTCACCTCACTGAACCTGCTAGGCACCTATTTAGGGCATATCTCAGCCAAGCAGCTTCAGGGTCCCCAGAGGCTAAGCCATCTGCAGCTGGGTTCACTTCAGATGCTGGACCTCTATCCTCCCTGGTCTCCAGCTCTGCTTAGCTTAGAGATATGGGCAGAAATGTGCATCTGGTTTAATATCCCCAGTGAAGACCCCTTCTTGCTCTTGGAGAACCTTACCTTACAAACTTCTGAGGTGTCACTACTTCCATACAACTCCTCAGTTCATTTCCCCTCCCTGCGTCACCTCACTCTGCGAGGCATAAGCTTCTTGGGTTTCTCAAGTCTACGGTCTCAGAGATCCTTCCCTCAGTTTCCTGTCCTGGAGCACTTGCACTTCTGGTCTGATTACGAGAACACAGAAAACCTGGAACTATTTGGAATGCCCAAGCTATGAGTGCTCGAGCTGGGAGATATGAATTTCCTCTATGAGTCAAGGTCAACGAAGCTGGAGATGGTACTGAAGGAGGTGCCTCAGTTACAGGTGCTGGCATTGAGTCACCTGAATCTTGGAAACCTCTCCAAGTCCAATTTCAGGGAATTGGACCACCTGCAGCTACTGCTGTTCAACTCTGAATGGGCCCTGGGGTTAGATAGCAGCCTCCAGGAATTAATCCCCCAGATGCCTCCATATGTTTATTTCTCAGATGTCACCTTCACCTGCCAGTGTGAAAGCTCCTGGGTGGGGTCTTGGGCAACACAGGCTCCCAACACCTTTGTGTATGGGCTGGAGAAATCCATCTGCATGGCCAATGCTTCTGACTACTCCAAGACTCCActgctctccttcctttctcatcatTGTGCACATGATCTTGAGTTTCAGGGCTTTCTTGCCAGCTTTATTCTGGTGCTCCTGCTCACTATCCTTATGCTGCTTGGCTGCCCAAAATGGCCCTGGCTTCACCACCTCCGGACTCTTTTTCATGTGTGGTGGTGGAAATTAGCTGGACGTGGCCCCAGAAGCCAATTCCGCTATGATGTCTGTACATCCTACTGTGAGCAGGACCAAGACTGGGTGCTGGAAGAACTTGTTCCTGCCCTGGAGAAGTCTCCTCCTGCAGGTGAGGGCTTGAGGCTGTGCCTGCCAGAGAGGAACTTTGGAGTTGGGCAGGATAGGATGGATGCCATGGCTGCCAGCATGGAGAACAGCAGAGCCACCCTCTGTGTGCTCAGCAGCAGAGCCCTGCAGAGTCCCTGGTGCCATCTGGAGTTAAGACTTGCCACCTATCACTTGGTGGCCAGACCTGGGACAGCTAGCCTCCTGCTGCTGTTTCTGGAGCCTGTTGATAGGCGGAAGCTACGCAGCTATCACCGCCTCACCCGGTGGCTTCAAAAGGAGGATTATTTTGATTTGCCCCAAGGAAAGGTGGAGTGGGATGCTTTCTGTGAGCAACTTCGGAGAAGGTTAAGGAAAGCCGAACAAGAAAGAGATGATTAA
- the LOC124976500 gene encoding olfactory receptor 11G2-like: MGFPSSPQMQLLYFGLFFVTYTLTLTGNAAIACAVRADRRLHTPMYILLGNFSLLEMCYVTSTVPNMLANFLSTSKSISFVSCFAQFYFFFSFGCDEGFFLCFMAFDRYLAICQPLHYPRIMTRQLCTGLVLFGWSCGFILFITLVVLISRLPFCGPNIINHFVCDPVPLMMLSCVEDTTTQSIYSVFNAFFMIGTLLFILCSYALVILAVVRMPTASGKHKAFSTCASHLAVITLFYGSILMMYVGPESGHTVKMQKIITLFYSVITPLCNPLIHSLRNKEMKAALRRVFGTEILFIKHKSNIVAI; the protein is encoded by the coding sequence ATGGGCTTTCCCTCCAGCCCACAAATGCAGCTCCTCTACTTTGGGCTCTTCTTCGTAACCTACACTCTGACCCTGACGGGCAACGCAGCCATCGCCTGTGCTGTGAGGGCAGACCGGCGCCTTCACACTCCCATGTACATCCTCCTGGGGAATTTCTCTCTCCTGGAAATGTGCTATGTCACCTCCACCGTGCCTAACATGTTGGCCAACTTCCTCTCCACAAGCAAGTCCATCTCTTTTGTGAGTTGTTTCGCACAGTTctacttcttcttctcctttggtTGTGATGAGGGCTTCTTCCTTTGCTTCATGGCCTTTGACAGGTACCTGGCCATCTGCCAGCCTCTGCATTACCCACGCATCATGACCCGGCAACTGTGCACTGGCCTCGTCCTCTTTGGATGGTCATGTGGGTTCATCCTCTTTATAACTCTGGTTGTTCTCATTTCCCGGTTACCATTCTGTGGTCCAAATATCATCAACCATTTTGTGTGTGATCCTGTCCCACTGATGATGCTGTCCTGTGTGGAAGACACCACCACCCAGTCCATTTACTCTGTCTTCAATGCTTTCTTCATGATTGGCACTTTGCTCTTTATCCTTTGTTCTTATGCTCTGGTGATTCTAGCTGTGGTGAGGATGCCCACAGCATCGGGCAAACACAAGGCTTTCTCCACTTGTGCTTCTCACTTGGCAGTCATCACCCTTTTTTATGGTTCTATCTTGATGATGTATGTTGGACCTGAATCAGGACACAcggtaaaaatgcaaaaaatcatTACCTTATTTTATTCTGTAATAACACCTCTGTGTAATCCTCTAATACATAGCTTGAGGAACAAGGAGATGAAAGCTGCCCTAAGGAGAGTCTTTGGGACTGAAATACTGTtcataaaacataaatcaaacaTCGTGGCTATCTAA